The Caproicibacterium lactatifermentans genome contains a region encoding:
- a CDS encoding LacI family DNA-binding transcriptional regulator, with product MENRKVTMRDIAKDCGISVATVSYVLNHSEKEKISHETRLKVMESATRLHYEPHAVRASSKTRSGLIGVIINLKESNSAGKKMLYYDLAAELSNQLRTMGYETILITTRNLSQDMGVVKKHSLDAVFMIDTDNRTVRKITEGYYVPILFMDCMVNDPLFCEIRPNYGSLFTTAKALLQTKQPFLLTEDFCCQYLMDEFSQYFLTKDIFINSPSASLPAFLQSHGGRRGIVLGDLLGVQAQQLFPCKDLVICASLGSAGLFQTGSQILHISNRTKAVVATEILLDMLSLDYQANSTNCVLLESE from the coding sequence ATGGAAAATCGTAAAGTCACCATGCGAGATATTGCAAAAGACTGTGGTATCTCCGTCGCCACGGTATCCTACGTTCTAAATCATTCCGAGAAGGAGAAAATCAGCCATGAAACACGGCTGAAAGTGATGGAATCTGCCACACGGCTGCACTATGAACCGCATGCAGTGCGTGCTTCCAGCAAGACCAGAAGCGGTCTGATTGGCGTCATCATTAACCTGAAAGAAAGCAACTCCGCCGGAAAGAAAATGCTTTACTACGACCTTGCCGCCGAACTGAGCAATCAGCTGCGAACCATGGGTTACGAAACGATTCTCATCACCACCCGAAATCTTTCACAGGATATGGGCGTTGTGAAAAAGCACAGTTTGGATGCCGTCTTTATGATTGACACCGACAACCGGACAGTGCGAAAAATCACCGAAGGTTATTATGTACCCATCCTGTTCATGGACTGTATGGTGAACGACCCGCTATTCTGTGAAATCCGACCCAACTATGGTTCTCTGTTTACAACGGCAAAAGCACTGCTGCAAACGAAGCAGCCCTTTCTTCTGACGGAGGATTTCTGCTGTCAGTACCTGATGGATGAATTTTCTCAGTATTTTCTGACAAAAGACATCTTCATCAATTCCCCAAGTGCCAGCCTCCCGGCTTTTCTGCAAAGTCACGGGGGGCGCCGCGGTATTGTGCTGGGGGATTTGCTAGGTGTGCAGGCACAGCAGCTTTTCCCCTGCAAAGACCTTGTCATTTGTGCGAGTCTGGGAAGTGCTGGCCTTTTCCAAACCGGCTCACAAATTCTACACATATCCAACCGGACCAAAGCGGTGGTCGCCACGGAGATTCTGCTGGATATGCTCTCACTGGATTATCAGGCCAACAGCACCAACTGTGTTCTGCTGGAAAGTGAATGA
- a CDS encoding starch-binding protein, translating to MKRFKKLVAGIMAMAMVMTSAIAMTAVPASAAGKEVTIYFQNTEKWSNVYAYMWAGSGNIKGTPAWPGKQMTKVSGTDNWYELKYTAGTAFNVIFNDNVQPKPHQTANHTPKDLAADKDAYWFVPGGATESNNNNYTPAGAAITVYTEAKSGFPKPAATAATTKNGTTAASSKAGSTAAATTSTDSTATTDASPKTGDANENAPIIVTTAALLALAGMGTILIRKRVKA from the coding sequence ATGAAAAGGTTTAAGAAGCTGGTAGCGGGCATCATGGCAATGGCTATGGTGATGACATCTGCGATTGCAATGACTGCTGTTCCCGCGTCGGCAGCAGGCAAGGAGGTAACCATCTATTTCCAGAACACAGAAAAATGGAGCAATGTATACGCCTATATGTGGGCAGGCTCCGGAAATATCAAAGGTACTCCGGCATGGCCCGGCAAACAGATGACCAAGGTTTCCGGCACAGATAACTGGTATGAACTGAAGTACACAGCAGGCACGGCTTTCAATGTTATCTTCAATGACAATGTGCAGCCAAAGCCGCACCAGACCGCAAATCACACACCGAAGGACCTTGCAGCTGACAAGGACGCTTACTGGTTTGTGCCGGGCGGTGCAACCGAATCCAACAACAATAATTATACACCGGCGGGTGCGGCAATTACCGTGTACACCGAAGCAAAGTCCGGATTCCCAAAGCCTGCAGCTACAGCGGCAACGACGAAAAACGGCACCACCGCGGCTTCCAGCAAGGCAGGCAGCACAGCCGCCGCAACAACTTCCACAGATTCTACGGCAACAACTGATGCTTCCCCGAAGACCGGTGACGCAAATGAAAACGCACCGATTATTGTTACAACCGCTGCGCTGCTTGCGCTTGCCGGTATGGGTACTATTCTCATCCGCAAAAGAGTAAAGGCTTAA